Proteins co-encoded in one Peptococcaceae bacterium 1198_IL3148 genomic window:
- a CDS encoding formate C-acetyltransferase/glycerol dehydratase family glycyl radical enzyme — translation MDIKEFTNRFADATKHLSSEETAAIMKLFQGISKELSANRPITNNIETKSPEGEITGLTPRLERLRAAYLKVKPSVSTYRARAFTQVAKENEGLP, via the coding sequence TTGGATATTAAAGAGTTTACTAATCGGTTTGCGGATGCCACTAAACACTTATCATCGGAAGAAACCGCAGCCATCATGAAACTTTTTCAAGGTATTTCCAAAGAATTATCCGCTAACCGTCCTATAACTAATAATATTGAAACTAAGTCCCCTGAAGGGGAAATCACCGGACTGACACCGCGCTTGGAAAGACTGCGGGCAGCTTATTTAAAGGTTAAACCCAGTGTCAGCACCTATCGGGCCAGAGCTTTCACCCAGGTGGCCAAAGAAAATGAGGGTTTACCCA
- a CDS encoding 1-propanol dehydrogenase PduQ translates to MKKFILKPKIYFSEGSMEFLKEVKGSCAFIVSDAIMEKLGYLQKTVDYLNESGIKSEVFTEVCPDPDVKVIAAGMKRYLATQADTIVALGGGSVIDAAKGILYSLWQFSKAAGEEFKKPLFIAIPSTSGTGSEVTNFSVITTEGEKVCLVDDWMAPDIAILDSTCIQHVPKQVVADTGIDALVHAIEAYVSTEATICTDALAEKAIQLIFADLENLYRDTNNASARERIQKASCLAGMAFTNAGLGINHSLAHALGATFGISHGRSNGLLLSAVLEYNADLSNKAQKNVAEKYAKLAAVMQLPARTYREGTINFLQAVKDLTKALGIPKGIQEMGIDKSKFEDQLGNMADLALYDRCTPSNPRQPSREDLIAIYKKSF, encoded by the coding sequence ATTGTTTCGGATGCCATTATGGAGAAATTAGGTTATCTGCAGAAAACTGTAGATTATCTTAATGAATCCGGGATAAAGTCAGAAGTTTTTACAGAAGTGTGTCCCGACCCCGATGTGAAAGTCATCGCCGCGGGGATGAAGCGCTATTTGGCAACCCAGGCAGACACTATTGTTGCGTTGGGTGGCGGTTCCGTCATCGACGCCGCCAAAGGCATTTTGTATTCCCTATGGCAGTTCAGCAAAGCAGCGGGGGAGGAGTTTAAAAAACCACTCTTTATTGCCATTCCCTCCACCAGTGGGACAGGTTCCGAAGTGACCAACTTCTCCGTGATTACCACAGAAGGCGAAAAAGTGTGTCTTGTGGATGATTGGATGGCCCCGGATATCGCCATACTGGATTCCACTTGCATCCAGCACGTACCCAAACAGGTGGTGGCTGATACAGGTATAGATGCTTTGGTACATGCTATCGAGGCCTATGTTTCTACCGAGGCAACCATTTGCACCGATGCCCTGGCGGAAAAAGCAATTCAACTGATTTTTGCAGACCTAGAGAATTTATATCGCGATACTAACAATGCCAGTGCCAGGGAGCGCATTCAAAAGGCATCCTGTTTAGCGGGCATGGCCTTCACAAATGCAGGCCTCGGGATCAATCACAGCTTAGCCCATGCCTTGGGTGCAACCTTTGGCATTTCCCACGGACGTTCCAATGGATTGCTACTGAGTGCAGTGCTGGAATATAACGCTGATTTGAGCAATAAAGCGCAGAAAAATGTAGCAGAAAAATATGCCAAGTTGGCTGCGGTGATGCAATTACCTGCTCGTACATACCGAGAAGGGACGATTAATTTCCTGCAGGCCGTCAAGGATTTGACCAAAGCCCTGGGTATCCCCAAAGGTATCCAAGAAATGGGCATTGATAAAAGCAAATTTGAGGACCAACTGGGTAATATGGCAGATCTAGCCCTTTATGATCGCTGCACTCCAAGCAATCCAAGGCAACCATCCCGGGAAGATTTAATCGCTATCTATAAAAAGTCATTTTAA